TGCTTCCTTAGTCTTCTAAAACCGCTAAGATAAAATAGCTTTTTTTACCGCGTTGTAACAAGACGTAACTGTCATTGATAAGATCAGATTCACCAATTGTATATCCCTCAGCCACCTTTTCTTTATTCACCGAAATTGAATTTTGTTTTAGCTCCCTTCTCGCCTCTCCGTTGGAACTTAAAAATCCCGTTTTTGAAGCCAGGGCCGCAATAATGTCGAGTCCATCATTAATATCTTCCTTCGTTATTTCAGCCTGGGGAACTCCTTCAAAGACCTCCAGAAAGGTGTGGGCGTCGAGTGATTTGAGATCCGTAGAAGTAGAATTTCCAAAGAGAATAGTACTGGCTCGGATGGCATTTTCCAGATCAGTTTTGGAATGTACCATGGTAGTAACCTCTTCAGCCAATTTTCTCTGTAGTATTCTTAAATGAGGTGCTTCCTGGTGTTCTCTGATGAGGTTTTCAATCTCTGTCCTTGACAAGAAGGTAAAAATCTTGATGTACTTTTCAGCATCTTCGTCCGATGTATTGATCCAGTACTGGTAGAATTTATACGGAGAGGTCCTGTGGGCATCAAGCCATACGTTACCGTCTTCAGATTTACCAAATTTTGTACCATCAGCTTTGGTGATCAACGGGCAGGTTAGGGCATAGCCTTTTCCACCTCCTATACGTCTGATGAGTTCCGTTCCTGTTGTAATGTTTCCCCACTGGTCACTACCCCCCATTTGCAAGGTACAATTGTAATTCTGATACAGATAAAGGAAGTCATAGCCTTGCACCAACTGATAAGTAAACTCCGTGAAGGACATGCCTTCTTTGGCCTCTGCTTCAAGTCTTTTTTTGACAGAATCCTTAGCCATCATGTAGTTTACAGTGATGTGCTTTCCCACATCCCTGATAAAGTCGAGAAAACTGAAATCCTTCATCCAGTCATAATTATTGACCAGGACTGCACCGTTTTCAACCTCCGCATCGAAATCTAAAAAGCGGGATAGTTGTTCTCTGATAGCTTCCTGATTCAATCTCAGCGTTGTTTCATCCAACAAATTTCGTTCGCTCGATTTCCCCGACGGATCCCCTATCATACCCGTGGCACCTCCAATTAGCGCATAGGGTTTATGTCCGGCAAGCTGAAAATGCCTCAACATCATCACACCTACAAGATGACCAATATGAAGTGAATCTGCAGTAGGATCTATCCCCACGTAAGCCGATTGCATCTCAGACATTAGGTGATCTTCTGTGCCTGGCATGACATCGTGGAGCATACCACGCCATTTTAATTCTTCAACAAAGTTTGAATCCATCAGGTTTCATTTTCTTAGAATGATGCAAAGATAAAAGAAATACCATGGAGCCAAACCGATGTATTTGTAAATAAATCGGTCAGTTTTAAGTACTTTAGACCCATGATTCTAGTGACTGGAGGTACAGGATTGGTTGGAGCACATTTGCTGTTTCATTTGCTCAGTGAAAACAAACGCGTTAAGGCTATTTACCGTTCAGAGGAGTCCCTGCTGGAGACTATATCAATCTTCAAGCATTATTCGGACGAGGCCAATTCACTCTATCAAAGGATTACATGGATTAAAGCCGATATTACGGATGTTCCCTCCCTTGAAATTGCTTTTAAAGGAATTACTCAGGTTTACCATGCCGCTGCTATGATCTCCTTTAACCCGGCTGCCTGGTCAGCTTTAAAAAAAACTAATTTTGAAGGCACCGCGAACATTGTAAATCTGTGTTTGGCGCATAAGGTTGAGAAGCTCTGCTATGTAAGTTCTATCGCGGCTGTGGGCAGAGGGACTCATCAAGCTGTTGTGACTGAAGAAAATGATTGGCTGGAATCCGAAACCAGTGTTTATGCCTTGTCGAAACATCTTGCCGAAATGGAAGTCTGGAGGGGATCACAGGAAGGACTCAAGGTCGTTATCGTGAATCCCGGGGTTATTCTCGGCCCGGGAAACTGGAACCAGGGCAGCTTGAAATTCTTTGCAAAAACTGCTAAGGGAATTCAAAGATATTTTCCGGGAGGAACCGGCTTTGTTGCGGTCAAGGATGTGGCTTCGGCAATGTATATGCTCATGGAATCCGAAGTCTACAATGAAAGATTTATCACCATTAGCGAGAACATGAGTTTTAAGAACTTGTTGGTTCAGATCAGTAATTCATTCGGACTGGACGCACCTTCTAAACAAATACCTATGTGGCAGATGGAGATCGGTTGGAGACTGGACTGGTTTAGTCATTACTTCCTGAGAACAAAAAGAAGACTTACACGAGATACGGTGAATTCCTTAAAGACGCAGCGGATGTATTCCTCAGAAAAAATTGAGAAAACAATTGGTTTTGAATTCTCAGATCTGCAAAAGTGTATTGCATCTTCCTGTGCCTATTTTAAAAGCAGATACCCTGAGGCATTTAAGTGAACTATTTCTCTGATATAGAGTCTTTTATCTTCCGGCTTCTTTTTATCAGACTGTCATTTCTCTTCTGTCTGTTTTCCTCCACTTTTAATTTTTCTGCTTCCAATCTGGCAGCAACCTCTTTGTAAATCGACTCATAAACTAAGGGCTGGGAAGCGTAGTATATATCGCTTTTGACAAATTGCAGACTATCTACCCCGTATTGGTTAAAAAGGAAGGTGGTTGGATTGTCAAAGTAGACTTCCAAAATTGCCTTGTTTGTGCCTTTAGCCGAATTTAGGATGGCAAGGTCAAACAAAAGTTGAGTCATCTTTTCCTTAGGGATCAGATCATCAGGTTTTTCGATGAGCTTTTCAGCGCATGAACCGAGAAAGATTAATACCACTAAAGCGAGAATCTTGATTTTCATAATCGGTCAAATGTAAGTCGCTTTGCTCGCTTTTCTTTGGAAAAAATTCCATTATCATACGCCAGGTGTCCGTTGACAAAGGTATGGGTAACTCTAGATTTAAAAGAAGTCCCTTCAAAAGGTGACCAGCCGCATTTGTAATAAAGATTGTCTTTTTTTACTTCCCAGGGGTCGTTGGGATTGACTATTGTAAGGTCTGCATAATACCCTTCTCGCAGGTACCCTCTTTCTTTAATGTCGAAAAGTATGGCAGGATTATGGCACATTTTCGTGACCATGATCTCCGGACTTATCTTCCCTTCAAGCATTTTCTGCATCATTGCAGGCAAGGCGTGTTGCACCAGCGGTCCTCCTGACGGGGCTTTCAGATAAGCCTGGTCTTTTTCTTCAAGAGTATGGGGAGCGTGATCTGTGGCAACTATATCAATGCGATCATCCAATAAGGCTTTCCACAGTCCCTCCCTGTCAGTCGATTTCTTTATCGCCGGATTCCATTTGATATGTGTTCCGTATTTTTCGTAGTCTTCCTCTGAAAACCAAAGGTGATGAAGACACACCTCTGCTGTGATCTTCTTTTCTTTTAGAGGAATTTCATTGGTGAAAAGCTCAAGTTCTTTTGCAGTGGACAAGTGAAAAACATGCAGGCGTGCTCCGGTTTTTTTTGCTAATGCTACCGCCTTAAAGGAGGAGAGGTAGCAAGCCTCTTCACTTCTGATCATTGGATGACATCGTATAGGAATATCCTCTCCAAATTCACTTTTATACTTTTCGAGATTATGTCTTATCGTAGACTCGTCCTCGCAATGCGCCGATATAACCAATTCGGTGTTACGGAAAATCTGTTCCAATACTTGCTCGTCGTCTACCAACATGTTCCCCGTGGAAGAGCCCAAAAAAAGTTTAACCCCGGAACAAGCGTTTTTATCAAGTTTTTTCAGTTCTTCAAGGTTGTCATTTGTCCCTCCAAAAAGGAAGGAATAGTTGGCGTATGAAAACTGTGCTCCCAGCTGAAACTTTGCTTCAAGCTTCTCTATGGTGGTCGTTTGGGGATTAGTATTGGGCTGTTCCATAAAGGTAGTTATCCCACCGGCAACAGCAGCCCTGCTTTCTGTAGAAATGGAACCTTTATGGGTTAACCCGGGTTCCCTGAAATGGACCTGGTCGTCAATGATACCGGGCAGCAGATAACTCCCCTCCGCATCCATGGTGAGCGCTCCTTCACAGGTAATAGACGAGGCGATTTTAGATATTCTCTCGCCATCTATCAACAAATCTGCCTCCTGGGTGGTCCCTTCATTGACCAATAAAGCGTTCTTTATTAATATCTTCCTCATATTAAAAACCGTTTCTGTTAAAAAGGCTGCTAATCCTCATGCTGATTACCCCAAATACCGCTTCCCAAATAATGGAGGAACTCATTTTTGATTTTCCTTTTTCCCGGTCAGTAAAGATAATAGAGACCTCTTCAATTTTAAATCTTTTCAGATATGCCCTGTATTTCATCTCTATCTGGAAGGCATAGCCTATAAATTTAACCGAATCAAGATCCAGAGCTTCAAGTACTTTACGTCTATAGCAGACAAAACCCGCTGTTGGGTCGTGTACCCGCATCCCTGTAATGATCTTAACGTAGAAGGAAGCCCCATAAGAAAGAAGGATTCTGTAAAGTGGCCAGTTTACGACGTTTACTCCTTTTTTGTACCGGGATCCTACAACCACATCGGCCCCGTTGGCACAAGCCCTGTATAATCGAGCCAGGTCGGTGGGTCTATGGGAGAAGTCGGCATCCATTTCAAAAATAAAAAGGTATTCTCTCTGTAAAGCCCATTTAAACCCGTGAATATAGGCAGTACCCAAACCGGATTTCTCTGTACGTTCTTCCAGAAAGAGTTTTCCAGCGAATTTTTTCTGTAATGCTCTGACAGCATTTCCGGTTCCATCAGGGGAATTGTCATCTACCACCAATACATGGAAATCCTTTTGAAGTTCGAACACAGCCTCAATTATGGCCTCTATATTCTCAATTTCATTGTAGGATGGAATAATTACTAAACTATCGGTCATCAAATAAAGGAAATTGAGCAAAAATAAGGCTTTCAAACGACTGTATCAGACAGGAAATAAATTTTTCTTGTCGCATTTAGCAAAGAGTTAGATGTGATTATTTGTAATTTTGCGGCGTATTTGAATTAGAATGAAACAAAAGTTTCCGGGACTATTTCTGTATTTCCTACTTGCCATATTTATCCTGAACCTACTTCAGGCAAATTTTACGCAACTGCTTTTTGATGAAGCCTATTACTGGTACTACGCCAAGGATCTCGCTTGGGGATATTTTGACCATCCCCCAATGGTGGCCTGGCTCATAGCTCTGGGAAGTGTTTTTTTTGAGGGTGAACTCGGAATACGATTTTTAAGTTGCGTACTTAGTATAGGGACAATGAGCATCATTTGGGTTTTGGTGGACCACCCAAAAAAAAGGGATTACGTTTCCCATTTTTTCGTGCTGATACTTTCTATGACTCTGGTTCATGC
This DNA window, taken from Muriicola soli, encodes the following:
- the tyrS gene encoding tyrosine--tRNA ligase — protein: MDSNFVEELKWRGMLHDVMPGTEDHLMSEMQSAYVGIDPTADSLHIGHLVGVMMLRHFQLAGHKPYALIGGATGMIGDPSGKSSERNLLDETTLRLNQEAIREQLSRFLDFDAEVENGAVLVNNYDWMKDFSFLDFIRDVGKHITVNYMMAKDSVKKRLEAEAKEGMSFTEFTYQLVQGYDFLYLYQNYNCTLQMGGSDQWGNITTGTELIRRIGGGKGYALTCPLITKADGTKFGKSEDGNVWLDAHRTSPYKFYQYWINTSDEDAEKYIKIFTFLSRTEIENLIREHQEAPHLRILQRKLAEEVTTMVHSKTDLENAIRASTILFGNSTSTDLKSLDAHTFLEVFEGVPQAEITKEDINDGLDIIAALASKTGFLSSNGEARRELKQNSISVNKEKVAEGYTIGESDLINDSYVLLQRGKKSYFILAVLED
- a CDS encoding NAD-dependent epimerase/dehydratase family protein — encoded protein: MILVTGGTGLVGAHLLFHLLSENKRVKAIYRSEESLLETISIFKHYSDEANSLYQRITWIKADITDVPSLEIAFKGITQVYHAAAMISFNPAAWSALKKTNFEGTANIVNLCLAHKVEKLCYVSSIAAVGRGTHQAVVTEENDWLESETSVYALSKHLAEMEVWRGSQEGLKVVIVNPGVILGPGNWNQGSLKFFAKTAKGIQRYFPGGTGFVAVKDVASAMYMLMESEVYNERFITISENMSFKNLLVQISNSFGLDAPSKQIPMWQMEIGWRLDWFSHYFLRTKRRLTRDTVNSLKTQRMYSSEKIEKTIGFEFSDLQKCIASSCAYFKSRYPEAFK
- a CDS encoding DUF4296 domain-containing protein — encoded protein: MKIKILALVVLIFLGSCAEKLIEKPDDLIPKEKMTQLLFDLAILNSAKGTNKAILEVYFDNPTTFLFNQYGVDSLQFVKSDIYYASQPLVYESIYKEVAARLEAEKLKVEENRQKRNDSLIKRSRKIKDSISEK
- a CDS encoding dihydroorotase, encoding MRKILIKNALLVNEGTTQEADLLIDGERISKIASSITCEGALTMDAEGSYLLPGIIDDQVHFREPGLTHKGSISTESRAAVAGGITTFMEQPNTNPQTTTIEKLEAKFQLGAQFSYANYSFLFGGTNDNLEELKKLDKNACSGVKLFLGSSTGNMLVDDEQVLEQIFRNTELVISAHCEDESTIRHNLEKYKSEFGEDIPIRCHPMIRSEEACYLSSFKAVALAKKTGARLHVFHLSTAKELELFTNEIPLKEKKITAEVCLHHLWFSEEDYEKYGTHIKWNPAIKKSTDREGLWKALLDDRIDIVATDHAPHTLEEKDQAYLKAPSGGPLVQHALPAMMQKMLEGKISPEIMVTKMCHNPAILFDIKERGYLREGYYADLTIVNPNDPWEVKKDNLYYKCGWSPFEGTSFKSRVTHTFVNGHLAYDNGIFSKEKRAKRLTFDRL
- a CDS encoding polyprenol monophosphomannose synthase, whose amino-acid sequence is MTDSLVIIPSYNEIENIEAIIEAVFELQKDFHVLVVDDNSPDGTGNAVRALQKKFAGKLFLEERTEKSGLGTAYIHGFKWALQREYLFIFEMDADFSHRPTDLARLYRACANGADVVVGSRYKKGVNVVNWPLYRILLSYGASFYVKIITGMRVHDPTAGFVCYRRKVLEALDLDSVKFIGYAFQIEMKYRAYLKRFKIEEVSIIFTDREKGKSKMSSSIIWEAVFGVISMRISSLFNRNGF